From Clostridiales bacterium, the proteins below share one genomic window:
- a CDS encoding CPBP family intramembrane metalloprotease, with translation MLKRPTSPRKYDYCSACTFYLGAIISTLICQATAGVLSAGLAGSFPDIAKNGDFNTAFMIFVQVVNGAFIFFFSWLNNYKFDFTLFADKAQKKSKLFYVALFVVPVLCAGLLLTGMYLPTVWYGYFTTYVLKMSPDIGNISIDTSSALAMLIIASVFLAPVCEEIIYRGVLATGLRKKKSATVAIVLSALAFMLMHMSPAQVVFQFALGAVSAFILLKSGRLLPSILLHATANSLALVIDLTPLGAGLGDCVAWLTNNIAAAFFITLGLFVACGAIIFVLVWFGFNLGKTQEKTEAEGQANPSADGESGEQKAPEAVKRDEIISAARDREGKVRFFIGIGICALLLIVNLVAGYF, from the coding sequence ATGCTGAAAAGACCGACTTCGCCGCGCAAATACGATTACTGCTCGGCTTGCACTTTCTATCTCGGTGCGATAATATCGACGCTTATTTGCCAAGCTACGGCGGGCGTGTTGTCGGCAGGGCTTGCGGGGAGCTTTCCCGATATAGCCAAGAACGGTGATTTCAATACGGCGTTTATGATCTTCGTTCAGGTCGTGAACGGCGCGTTCATTTTCTTTTTCAGCTGGCTCAATAACTATAAATTCGACTTTACGCTGTTTGCCGATAAAGCGCAGAAAAAAAGCAAGCTTTTTTACGTTGCGCTTTTCGTCGTGCCCGTGCTTTGCGCGGGACTGCTACTTACGGGAATGTACCTGCCCACCGTTTGGTACGGCTATTTTACGACGTACGTGCTTAAAATGTCGCCCGACATAGGCAATATAAGTATAGACACAAGCTCGGCGCTAGCCATGCTGATTATCGCTTCGGTATTCCTTGCGCCCGTGTGCGAGGAAATAATATACCGCGGTGTGCTCGCTACGGGGCTGAGGAAAAAGAAGTCCGCGACCGTTGCGATCGTGCTGTCCGCACTCGCGTTCATGCTAATGCACATGAGCCCCGCGCAGGTCGTTTTCCAATTCGCGCTCGGCGCGGTGTCGGCGTTTATACTACTAAAAAGCGGACGGCTCTTGCCGTCGATCTTGCTTCACGCAACGGCTAACTCGCTCGCGCTCGTTATCGACCTTACGCCGCTCGGCGCCGGGCTCGGCGACTGCGTAGCGTGGCTTACGAACAATATAGCGGCGGCGTTCTTTATTACGCTCGGGCTTTTCGTTGCGTGCGGCGCGATTATTTTCGTGCTTGTGTGGTTCGGTTTTAACTTGGGTAAAACGCAAGAAAAAACGGAAGCCGAAGGGCAAGCGAATCCGTCCGCCGACGGCGAAAGCGGCGAGCAAAAAGCGCCCGAAGCCGTTAAGCGCGACGAGATCATCTCGGCGGCGCGCGATAGGGAAGGTAAGGTCAGGTTCTTTATAGGTATTGGGATCTGTGCGCTGCTATTGATTGTCAATCTTGTAGCGGGGTATTTTTGA
- a CDS encoding CPBP family intramembrane metalloprotease: protein MTPLWLKRDCRAVSLALCSAIIGVVVMRIITYFAPLPYSTYGDEILQSAVFSIPTQLLFFLAIPFCIYKFYGGRTVKQTLEFSSVGRFRAYYLLAIPLGVCVYFLTIGISSAWSGLLSLTGYVSSSSSLDKPTEFAAWMLITEIFLTAVLPAVCEEFVMRGGLLTTAKRSFKTVFCVVLCGVIFGLFHQNIRQVFYTSLFGALAAFLTLKTKSLYPAMLMHFVNNFMSVYIDYASDYGFFGGNIFSVMGALPSWMLALLFMIVAVAAAALVVFMLYLEDKRVIGARREAVRRIAATTADEPDRAAALERELEHGLASYRKPRYKIETADIIVGVSVCAVALCTTVFTYVWGFMY, encoded by the coding sequence ATGACGCCGCTGTGGTTAAAACGCGACTGCCGCGCGGTTTCGCTCGCGCTGTGCTCGGCTATAATCGGCGTGGTGGTTATGCGCATAATCACGTACTTTGCGCCGCTCCCGTACTCGACATACGGCGACGAAATCTTGCAGTCGGCGGTGTTCTCCATCCCTACGCAATTACTGTTCTTTTTGGCGATACCGTTTTGCATATACAAGTTCTACGGCGGGCGCACGGTCAAGCAAACGCTCGAATTTTCGTCCGTCGGGCGGTTCAGGGCGTACTATCTTTTGGCTATACCGCTTGGCGTGTGCGTGTACTTCCTTACGATAGGAATATCGTCGGCGTGGTCGGGACTGCTGTCGCTTACGGGGTACGTGTCCAGTTCGAGCTCGCTCGATAAGCCGACCGAGTTCGCGGCGTGGATGCTCATAACCGAAATTTTTCTTACGGCGGTACTGCCCGCGGTGTGCGAGGAATTCGTCATGCGCGGCGGACTGCTTACAACGGCTAAGCGCTCGTTCAAAACCGTTTTTTGCGTCGTGCTGTGCGGCGTAATTTTCGGGTTGTTCCACCAAAATATTCGGCAGGTGTTTTACACCTCGCTGTTCGGCGCGCTCGCGGCGTTCTTAACGCTCAAAACCAAAAGCCTGTACCCCGCAATGCTGATGCACTTCGTCAATAATTTCATGAGCGTGTATATCGACTACGCGAGCGACTACGGCTTTTTCGGCGGCAACATTTTCTCGGTAATGGGCGCGCTGCCGAGCTGGATGCTCGCGCTGCTGTTCATGATAGTGGCTGTGGCGGCTGCGGCGCTCGTCGTGTTCATGCTCTACCTCGAAGATAAGCGGGTGATAGGCGCGCGCCGCGAAGCGGTACGGCGCATTGCCGCGACGACTGCGGACGAGCCCGACCGTGCGGCTGCGCTCGAACGCGAGCTAGAACACGGCTTGGCGAGCTACCGCAAGCCTCGATACAAGATCGAAACGGCGGATATAATAGTGGGCGTGTCGGTGTGCGCCGTCGCGCTGTGTACGACTGTGTTTACCTACGTTTGGGGGTTCATGTATTGA
- a CDS encoding 23S rRNA (pseudouridine(1915)-N(3))-methyltransferase RlmH, translating into MKKIKIVCVGKASKSFCRDGCDEYLKRLKGFFDVSVTEIPEQPTIKKECDEIIKRVDSPCVLMDIGGDCVSSEELSNIVKTELERSDTLYFVIGGASGVDERVREIAKRRISFGRVTYPHQLCRLLLCEQLYRAATIIKGVPYHK; encoded by the coding sequence TTGAAAAAGATAAAAATTGTGTGCGTGGGCAAAGCGAGTAAATCGTTTTGCCGCGACGGGTGCGACGAGTACCTTAAACGCCTGAAAGGCTTTTTCGACGTGAGCGTTACAGAGATACCCGAACAGCCCACGATAAAAAAGGAATGCGACGAAATCATAAAGAGGGTGGATTCGCCGTGCGTGCTCATGGATATAGGCGGCGACTGTGTTTCGAGCGAGGAGCTCAGCAATATCGTCAAGACAGAGCTCGAACGAAGCGATACTCTGTATTTCGTTATAGGCGGGGCGAGCGGCGTGGACGAGCGCGTGCGTGAGATCGCAAAACGGCGCATATCGTTCGGGCGCGTGACCTATCCGCACCAGCTCTGTCGGCTGTTATTGTGCGAGCAATTGTACCGCGCCGCGACGATCATAAAGGGCGTTCCGTATCATAAATAA
- a CDS encoding nucleoside deaminase: MDTEEVKQYDERDERFMRLTLEKLKDCPECEVPVAAIVVQGDEVVGVGVNMRNTEFDPTGHAEIVAIRDAAKRLQRWNLAECELYVTLEPCVMCAGAIVYSRIKRVVYGAKDLRFGACGTAIDIARCDKLNHRAEVVGGVLENECLAPIQAFFKAKRKPKDKPED, from the coding sequence ATGGATACCGAAGAAGTAAAACAATACGACGAGCGCGACGAAAGGTTCATGCGCTTGACGCTCGAAAAACTGAAAGATTGTCCGGAATGCGAAGTGCCGGTAGCCGCGATCGTCGTTCAAGGCGACGAGGTGGTGGGCGTGGGCGTGAATATGCGCAACACCGAATTCGACCCGACGGGGCACGCCGAGATCGTGGCGATACGCGACGCGGCGAAACGGTTACAGCGTTGGAATTTGGCGGAGTGCGAGCTTTACGTCACGCTCGAACCGTGCGTAATGTGCGCGGGCGCGATAGTGTACTCGCGCATAAAACGCGTGGTGTACGGCGCAAAGGATCTGCGGTTCGGCGCGTGCGGAACGGCGATAGATATTGCGCGGTGTGACAAGCTCAACCACCGCGCCGAGGTGGTCGGCGGCGTGCTCGAAAACGAATGCCTCGCGCCCATTCAAGCGTTTTTCAAGGCGAAGCGCAAGCCCAAGGACAAGCCCGAAGATTAG
- a CDS encoding zinc metallopeptidase, with product MTFTDLFTDPAYLIYGITMVLFIPMLLFSVIASIRVNTVFSKYNGIMGSSGISAQGYVRNFLAEQGVDGIKFAAVRGSLTDNFNPTTKTISLSDTVRNSASIGAIGVACHEAGHAVQHAKNYFFSSARLKLVPIVNFASTMMYPIFIIGYILGFASPYTAIGRIFLMVGLVVMGLTLLFSLVTLPTEFDASRRAYKYLKTCLLPDEAAGVKKVLRAAAMTYVASFMVTALQFLRLLAILMMGRNRNRNR from the coding sequence ATGACGTTTACCGATTTATTTACAGATCCCGCATACTTGATATACGGTATCACAATGGTTTTGTTCATACCCATGCTGTTATTCAGCGTGATTGCGTCTATACGCGTCAATACCGTTTTCAGTAAGTATAACGGCATTATGGGTTCGTCGGGAATTTCGGCACAGGGGTACGTGCGCAACTTCCTTGCCGAGCAGGGCGTAGACGGCATTAAGTTCGCCGCCGTGCGCGGTTCGCTTACCGATAACTTCAATCCCACGACTAAGACTATATCGCTGTCCGACACCGTGCGCAACTCGGCGTCGATCGGCGCGATAGGCGTCGCCTGCCACGAGGCGGGGCACGCCGTTCAGCACGCCAAGAACTATTTCTTTTCTTCGGCTCGGCTCAAACTCGTGCCTATCGTCAATTTCGCAAGCACCATGATGTATCCCATATTTATAATAGGATATATTTTGGGGTTTGCCAGTCCTTACACTGCTATCGGCAGAATATTTTTGATGGTCGGTCTTGTCGTAATGGGACTTACTCTGTTGTTCTCGCTCGTCACGCTCCCCACCGAGTTCGACGCGAGCCGCAGAGCGTATAAATACCTCAAAACCTGTTTGCTCCCCGACGAGGCGGCGGGCGTTAAAAAAGTTCTCCGCGCCGCGGCTATGACCTACGTGGCTTCGTTCATGGTGACGGCGTTGCAGTTCCTGCGTTTGCTCGCGATTCTAATGATGGGAAGAAATAGAAATAGAAATAGGTAA